In Nicotiana tabacum cultivar K326 chromosome 21, ASM71507v2, whole genome shotgun sequence, one DNA window encodes the following:
- the LOC107831919 gene encoding DEK domain-containing chromatin-associated protein 1-like isoform X5 yields the protein MVPNFPLPTPKGRGTQLKDIPNVAYKLSKRKPDDNLQILHSILYGKRTKAHNLKKNIGQFSGYVWVENEQEKHRSKVKEKLDKCVKEKLLVFCDILNIPVSRSAAKKDELSVKLVDFLESPHSTTDSLLADKEQKSKKLKRKGTTSKSKGSLDKATGKSAKQKSEVGKKRKQSAEMEEEEADDEPSNTRDESGDDNDDEEAHVVGSDEEESGSEKGEEEEVEEEEEEPKKSNGKISLKEDSGRKAKEKPKAVKKDNPAKEVGSDNDDEEAHEVGSDQEESGSEEEEEEEEEEEKPKIEKSNGMISSKKDSRKKATEKSKAEKKDTPAKSPKSSKISSKVSSSKASKRGASSADSLAESKKQKVEKKSQKEENDSNKKQSTKSPAKVSEKEGKGKSAKKAKTDPSNEEIHAAAVNILKEVDFNSATLSDIIRKLGSHFGVDLMHKKAEVKAIITDVINNMSDEEEGDDPEAGDDEEKNDSDA from the exons tGGCATATAAGTTGTCCAAGAGAAAACCGGATGACAACCTGCAAATACTTCACAGTATTCTTTATGGCAAGAGAACAAAG GCACATAATCTGAAGAAAAACATAGGGCAGTTTTCTGGATATGTTTGGGTTGAAAATGAG CAGGAAAAACATAGGTCAAAAGTGAAAGAGAAGCTTGACAAGTGTGTCAAAGAAAAGCTACTGGTTTTTTGTGATATACTCAATATCCCAGTCAGTAGATCTGCAGCAAAGAAG GATGAACTCTCTGTGAAGTTAGTAGACTTCCTGGAATCTCCTCATAGTACGACTGACTCGTTGCTTGCTGATAAGGAACAG AAAAGTAAGAAGCTAAAAAGGAAGGGCACAACTTCCAAAAGCAAAGGTTCATTGGATAAAGCTACAGGAAAATCCGCAAAG CAGAAGTCTGAAGTTGGGAAGAAGCGGAAGCAGTCAGCAGAAATGGAGGAAGAAGAAGCTGATGATGAACCGTCAAATACCAGAGATGAATCGGGggatgacaatgatgatgaggAAGCTCATGTAGTAGGAAGTGATGAAGAAGAGAGTGGTTCAGAGAAAGGCGAAGAGGAAGAAgtggaagaagaggaagaggaaccAAAGAAGTCTAATGGGAAGATTTCTTTAAAGGAGGATTCTGGAAGAAAAGCTAAAGAGAAACCCAAGGCCGTGAAAAAGGATAACCCTGCTAAAGAAGTAGGAAGTGACAATGACGATGAGGAGGCTCATGAAGTAGGAAGTGATCAAGAAGAGAGTGGTtcagaggaagaggaagaggaagaggaagaggaagagaaaCCAAAGATAGAGAAATCTAATGGGATGATTTCCTCAAAGAAGGATTCAAGAAAAAAAGCTACGGAGAAATCCAAGGCTGAGAAAAAGGATACCCCTGCTAAATCTCCCAAAAGCTCAAAAATTTCTTCCAAAGTGTCTTCAAGTAAAGCTTCCAAAAGAGGTGCTTCCAGTGCTGATTCACTAGCTGAATCTAAGAAAcaaaaagtagaaaagaaaagtcaaaaagaagaaaatgattcaAACAAGAAACAATCAACCAAGTCTCCTGCTAAGGTTTCTGAAAAGGAGG gaaaaggaaaaagcGCCAAGAAGGCCAAAACAGACCCCAGCAACGAAGAAATTCATGCAGCAGCAGTAAATATTCTGAAAGAAGTGGACTTTAACTCT GCAACCTTATCTGATATCATCCGGAAACTAG GTAGCCATTTCGGTGTAGATTTGATGCATAAAAAAGCAGAGGTGAAGGCTATAATCACTGATGTAATAAATAACATGAGTGATGAGGAAGAAGGGGATGACCCTGAGGCTGGGGATGATGAAGAAAAAAATGATAGTGATGCTTAA